The Cotesia glomerata isolate CgM1 linkage group LG7, MPM_Cglom_v2.3, whole genome shotgun sequence genome segment TATATTATTtggaatcaaaaataataactaaataattataagctaATATCCTAGATTATTTGACTAAGATAGGAAGATGAGTCATAGGAAAAGAATCCGGGAATCAGCTTtcatacattaattattaatggatcagaaaatttcaataaaaataaataaattatttattcaaaaacgaagttacttaaaactaaatttatcctttaaataacaaaataaatccttTATGGAATTCGTGattaacatataattttttctttaacttattttacaatattgcgttcgagaataataataaccgcaatcaaaacaataatcgtaacagtaattaaaatttaagaatattaaatCTGAATTGCGCTTGAAAATAATACTTGTAATGATAGTTAATgtttgacaataataattgtcaatgacgcaaaataataaacctaatttgacaataataattataaaaattgctgGCCGTATCGAGGACCCAACACGCGGCTTTCGGGACAGGTACAAATATTCCCTTATGATAACCCTTACTCGCTACGGGATCGACCCGATCAATCGATAGTGATTTAGTTGGACAGTAAAAGAATAACTTATTTAAGCCAGGAGACAGCGGTGTGCGGATATTAATTGATCTCAACTTGTGAGTACTCACCAGAAAAGGAAACTCAAACCAAGGCACCAAATCCACACTCCTTACAATAGCGGAGGTCCCGCGTGCCTACCTCACACCAAGCGGGCCACCGCGTGTCTGCTCAATTTTTGTCACCGTAAACCGTTCGAGGCCTCGTGTTCGACAACAAGGGCCTCTCTAGCCATTTTCCCTAATTCAATGAACTCTTTGCTCGCGATCGATATTGTAGGGCCTCACCCGTGCGAGTAAAGGCTATGATTTATCACTCATAGTAAAATTAGGTACTATATGCCAATGATTTACGGCAATGcacacaaataataataataataataaattacaaataattcattataaatgtctgaaataaagataaaattaattcttaaattaataaccataatattagaaatttcaaatataaataatactaataatattaaattcaataaataaattcataaatcaatataaaataataaattcagagaCACACCGAGTGTGGATCTGTTGCCAAATTTAGGCGCAGGGAGGGACGCACACAGGGAATAAAAACCCTGTGACATATTCGATATTTATAATCAATCTAGCGAGTTATGATTTAAATGTCAGCTAGTCAACATCTCAAGATGGAGTTTGAACAGCAAACTGCTAAACTACtggttataaattttgatcaaattgtAGAAgctgatgaaaataaaagtcCAAAAGCGTCATGGAGCACTCTTACCAAATACTGTTCGAGCAATTATTTGTGGACCATCAAATTGTGGGAAGACTAATGCACTTTTAGCTCTTATCACATACCCTAATGGATTGagatttgaaaatatttatatatatttcaactccttaaatcaatcaaagtataagtttttgaaatctATATTAAAACCGGTTGAGGGTGTAGGCTATTACCCATTCAGTGATCATGAATTAGTTATCAATCCTGATGAGGCTCAATCAAATTCACTTATGATATTTGATGCCGTAGCTTGTGAAAAGCAAGATCATATCAGACATTATTTTTGTATGGGACGGGATAAGAAGGTCGACAGCTTTTATCTCTCTTAAACCTATTCTAAAATTCCGAAACATTTGATTAGAGACAATACAAACTTTCTTCTCCTGTTTCGTCAAGATGAAATGAAATTGAAACATATTTATAACGATCAGGTGAATACTGATATGCCATATAATGAATTCAGAGACTTATGTGCAGCATGTTGGAATGATAAAAACAGTGATAATAAGCATGGATTTGTGGTGGTTGATAAAGATAGTGAAGTAAATCATGGTCGTTAAAGAAAAGGTTTCGACTGCTTCATAAGTATAAATTAGATGATCATGTTTGAAACTAAACAGTTACATTACGTTATCAGGTGTGAAAACATGGCgtacaaaaaaagtatttctcaACAAACTGAGATGTTGAATCAAATATCCAAAGTTAGTGATGCAATtagacaaaaatataaaacattaaaaattcggAGGGATTCTTCTGAACAAGCAGCAAATCAAGTATTTAAACCCATAGTGACACCATTACAAGCTTTAGTTGAAAACTCTAAAGctataaaatatgaaattaaacAGGAGGATTCACAAAATTATTCTCTGCGGAAACCTGAAATAAGTAAATATGAGACGATTTACAATGATACTCCTCAAATTTCAACTGACAATTCTAGTTTAGATCAATCAAGTAAAAGCATGATTAATCAAACTATCATGTCGCCATCTCCAGGAATGACAAGCACACCAATAAAATAGAAAGACCATGTGTCTCAATTTCTATCAatgttaagtaaaaaaaatcctcgGGGGCTAGACACCAGATTTGAAATTCGTATAAAGGGTCAACAACTATTTTTGGGTGATTCAACGGTGCAGTTCCAGAATAATACTTTGatagtgaaaaataaaagtattccATTAACTCTAGGACTGATTGAGCTATTATTAAAGAGTGATCCGCTAGAACGACTAATTAATGAAaacgatttgaaaatttataaagatattttGATTTCAACAAATACACATAGAAAGCACTATGAGCCGGATCATAATCTTTCCACAGAAAAGTCTAGTAAGTATCAAAAATACATCTCCAAGTTGACTCAGTCATTCATAGAGGGCCAAGGCTTACCCAATTTTATGACTGCTTCTAGTATGAcccaaattttacttttgtatctgagtattttagtttattttttttattatttacttaaaaattaatagaaacaattattgttattagtgcggcgattattatttaatttttgtatttatttaataattttatattattgttaccgaaggtatgattaaattgtaaaagaaagtaaaagactggcaaaattattctaagtcccgaggacaatttagtatggaaaatcaacgaatggatataaaatgaaagaaatgacgattattatttttgtaagaaataaattaggtaagcgaagattttataagtcccgaggacaatttagtatggaaaaatcaacgaatggatatataatggaggaaattgcgattaaaataataaagaattgtgaatttgacgaaacgaatggatagagaatgaaggaaattgcgattaaaataataaagaattgagtttcaagaataaaaacttagaatttggcgagacgaatggatagaaaatgaaggaaattgcgattaaaataataaataattatttttgaatgctagttcgaggacaccggacaggtgtctaaaacgactcttccgtttcgttacaagagagttaggcaaaaaatgataaccgccaaaatttggctcggaAAAGCAAGTCTTATGACAGAGTGGTTATTTGTGGTGAATACTCTTCCAACAAATAACACCTGGAGGGATATTACCTTGGTTTCGTCTAGAACATTGGTAAGTACCTTTGCACTCTTATCAAGATTTGACTTCCCTGGATTTTTGACCTTCTGTCAAAACTCCAGTAGGTGATCATCCACCGAgtaggtgggggcgaagaggacactctccattcgctctcggggtagcggtttaggcccaggggtgacggctagtctcctggggAAGCGGGTAACCAGCTTTTGACGAttagttcgcgattttgaCACTCACGACGTGTGACGGTGTGTGTGTGAGGATGGTTATTTTGTAAAGGCCAGTTTTGATCGGGCCTTCGTTACTGACCGAAGGTACGCGTGCGGCTACCGACGTAGGATTATTTGTTTTATCTACGGCAATTGTTTAATCTAGATTTCGTTTTGGGTTTTGATATAACCAAAAATTGTACCacgtttatttgttttatttgtaatCTTGTTTTTCTTTgacttatttaaattgattttgataaataaactgTTTAATTTGTCTCTATCATACCCTATTTGACTTTCGAATTTATTTCTCTAGACTTAGTTATCTATagtttatttacattttaattgaGTTCTTCATATTGTTGACAACCCCCTTTTTGACCCTGGAATCCGGCGAGCTTCAGATTCGAGCAAGGGGCGTTTGAGTCGCAGTATTGTTTCGttggtttaattattttaaacaccTCAAAAATTACCCGTTACACTAGAAAAcggaaaaatattgattatgtTTACTGGGATGATTCTAATGAACTGGTTGATAGGCTACGCTTACTGATAGCATCTCAACAAGCTGGTAACAGTAGTCACTCAAATGAAATAGTCTCCATTATTGAGGAGTTACGAGAAGCtcacattatttattaaagtactTAGTATGATCCCATCATTCATTCGTAAGCTGTTGTAAAGAGTGTATCATACAATGACTATCGATaagagtttattaaaaaataatagtaaataagaaagaaatTATAGCTGAGGAGCTTCACAGGCTAGCTCGAAGAAATTATCTCCGTCGTCATGTTGACATTCGCGGGATTGATGAAACATGGCAAGCTGACTTGGTTGAGATGATTCCACATGCTAAATTCAATAATGGGTTGAAATATCTACTTACAATAATATATATCTTCTCAAAATATGCTTAGGTAGTACctattaaaagtaaaagtgCTGGTGATGTTAGAAACGCAATGAAAAGTGTTATACAACAAGCTCGCAAACCGAAAAATCTTCATGTTGATAGTGGTAAAGAGTTTTATAACAAGGAACTTAAAGAtctcatgaaaaaatataaaatagatatgGACTCTACATTCAGCTATTTGAAAGAATCCATATGTGAACGTTTCAAtcgaacttttaaaaatataatgtggCAACAATTCACCTTGCGAGGTACTTATGAATGGGTTTATATACTCGATGATTTGGTgacttattattataatactaaGCATCGTACAATTAAAATGAAACCTGTTGATGTATCTACTTCTAATGAACAAGTAATTCTAAGAACAGTTTACAAACCTCTTCAGACAAACAATCTGAAGTTgaaggaaaataaatttaaagaaggAAATAAAGTTCGAATTAGCAAGTATAAACATGTTTTTGAATAAGGATACACTCCAAACTGGACAACAGAAATATTTACAGTTAAGACAGTGCAAAATACCAATCCCACTACGTATAAGCTGATCGATTATCAAAATCAACCAATCGAGGGATGCTTCTACGCTGAAGAACTTAGTAAAGTTAAATACTCGGATGTGTAcctaattgaaaaaattataaaaaaacgaGGAAACAAATTGTTCGTTAAGTGGTTAGGGTTTGAAAATTCTCATAATTCATGGATTGATGAAACAGacttataagataaattagtagtaaaaaatatttgatgtgaaactgattatttaaatagataactaaacatcctcctctctctttctccatagatgttacggggaagactggatcgggaccgcgttagcattacttcaatccagtccgtgttgcgtctcacgacggtTTTCCCTAGTTACTAGTCTCTTTCTgcgaattttttctttaaaagacGCTGGGCATAGGCTGCGAAAGCTGAccagttatcttcttttttgatcatggATTTATTGATCATAGGTTACTAAGCTCTTAGGGGAGAGCGTGGTGCCAATAGATTCATCAGTACTGCTTTTGTAGTCCTTCCACCGGTCACACTCAAAGAATGTGTGCTcgacgttgtcaattttgtctgggcagtatttgcacgttggtgtgctgtgcagtcccatcttaaaaagataggcattgaactgcccatgtcccgtcaatagctgggtcaagaAAAAGTCCGTTTCTCCGTATTcccgagaaagccagacgttgatgtttgggatcaggcgtgcTGTcgatctgcccgtctctcccgatgtccatcggtcctgccactctttgAGAGTACGCACGGAATAGACTCATCAACGTTGGTCTTCATCACCAGAAAGAATTTCAGCATCGATACATAACCTTAATAAGCACTGGATCCATCGTCTCTATCTTGGTTATTATCAATGCACTTGTGGGTTACCGTTATCGGATTGGCTGTTTCAAGACACTATGGAAACACCGCCCATATCACCGACAAAAAACCAAACCAAACTCGAAGATCACCCCGCAAAATAATGAGACAGTTGAAATGGAAGAAGAAATTTCCCTGAAAACGGAAAACACGAGTCCTCAAAACGTACCAACAGAGAGTGAGACTGCTAAAAGCAAGGAGCGTGCTGAAACAAAAGAAACTCAAACCACGGTAGCAAGTCCAACACCAGCTCCTCGTCCAGGTATCCGACTACTGAACTATAAATGAAAACtcgaatgaaataaaaaaaaaaaattaaatgtaaaaagaaaagaaaggGAGAGAAGTAATAAAAAGTCGAGAAATGAAGTTCTAATAGTTTATTGAATCGCTCAACAACTAGGAAAACACCTGCAAGAAAGTCAATTCTCATCCGCAAAAAAACGTTGAAGATCGTCCCCCGATCCTGCAGGTAAATCTCCGACTCTCCAAGCGCGGCCGAAGATGAAGAAGGATCCGCACATTCCTGGACTCCTGAATGTGATCGTTGCATTCCTGCAATGCAATCCGGATGATCACTCAATCACGGATGGGGAACAGGATCAATGCCAGCCTCAAGTGGATAAGGTTAAATGCATAGTCGAACTCCTCCCCGCAGCCGATCATCATgaactaaaatattgaattggGAAAATTAATATACACGACAAAAACAACtcgatgaaaataaaaataatattaataatattttaccaTACCTCGAAAAAAGTCTTCACTTTATGCCCGAATACATTCTCAGGATAGCCGTAAGGAACAACAGAGAAGACCCACAATGCATCAGTACGGCTCTTCACAAAATGACATATCGGATCCGATATCGTGACAAACATCGTAAAcctacaattattttaaataaataaatttcgaaaataagagaaagagaaaaatttctttttttttcttctcaagAAAAGTAAAATCTTTTTCTTACTACAAGAttttggaaataataaaaaaaattaagtaatttcaattcaaattaaatttcaaatttttttttttgataaaatgttacagaaggaaaaaaaattaatattaaacaaaaattaataaagaaaaaaacagttttaccGTTGACACCCGAAGGTGACAGACGTGCCTTAGGTATAGCGAGTTATCGAATAAGTGTTAACAAGTAAAATTGAGAGTTCTTAAGACTATAGTGACCGTTAAATTTCAGTGAAATAGTGAGGTGGTTAATAAAAACTCACGGGTTGCTATAACAACCCTTCATTTGAACTGCTCTCCTCACCGAGAAGACCAGAAACACAAAAATGTCAACCCAACAGAAAAGATCCTACGCCACAGTAACCGAACGACCAACCAAAGAGCAAGCTATCATAATTGAAGCTATCGATAAAGTGCCAATTGAAGAATACTGCAAAGAAATTGGAGCTAAAATTGGACCAAAAAACGTACACTACGTATCAAAGATTTCCCGAGACAGAAATTGTATATATGTAGCAAGTAGCGAATTAGCTCAAACCCTCATTAATACCCACAAGTACATTCACATTCAAGACAATAGACTTCCGATAAAGCCACTATTTACTCAAAACAAGAGAATTATAATATCAAATGTACAACCGTTCATCCCCAATGATGTCATCGAGCAAGCATTACTCACTTCAAGTAACATTAAACCTGTATCGGGTATTTTGTCGCTTCGAGCAGGTGTGAGTGACCAAGACTACACACACTGCTTCAGTTTCAGGCGTCAAATGTACGTTAAACCCGAAGACGCAGAAATAATCCCAGGGCAACTACAAATCAAGTATGACAACACCAACTTCTGGATTTACTTCTCGAGTGATCAGGTCAAATGTTTCACATGCAACGAAATTGGTCACAGAGCAAAACAATGCCCAGAAAACCTTGAGAAAGAACAAggtgtattaaataataatcaagtatTATCACCCAAAGAATTCCCCGAAATAAAAAGaaaccaaataaaaaaaataaataacccaCATATACCGATGGACACAGTACACAAATTCAGCGAAGAAACAAACCAAGCGACACAAACACCAAATATCACAATAGACATCCCCGCCTCTAGCCAACCAACCCCGGACAACCAACTTGCAGACGATCAGAAAATCTTCACAAACAAACGTCTCCACTCTGATACCGAATCAATTCCATCCACAACAAGCAGAGAGGCAGCGTCCTTTATAATCCCCAAACAACCCCCCATGGaacctaaaattaaaaagaaagcCAAAACAAACGAAACAACCAAAACAAACACATTACCACTAAATGAATTAGAGGAAGTAATAAACAACAACTCTAGTAAATACCCACTCACGTATCTACAATTACGCAACTTCATAGAAAAAGTCGTCAACAAAATTCCCGCGAAAGTAGCAGCAACCGAGTTCACCAAGGAACCCACAGATCTCATCATAATGATGTCAGACCTTTACCCTAAACTTAAAAATCAACGATCAAAAAATAGATTTAGCCGCATAATAAAAAGCCTCGGGAAAAAGATCGCAGATGACACCGACTCAGAGTACGACTCAAAAACAGACTCCGAGTCCAACGCCACTGACATCTAGACAGCCCTCAACA includes the following:
- the LOC123269634 gene encoding uncharacterized protein LOC123269634 — encoded protein: MITAKIWLGKASLMTEWLFVVNTLPTNNTWRDITLVSSRTLVVPIKSKSAGDVRNAMKSVIQQARKPKNLHVDSGKEFYNKELKDLMKKYKIDMDSTFSYLKESICERFNRTFKNIMWQQFTLRGTYEWVYILDDLVTYYYNTKHRTIKMKPVDVSTSNEQVILRTVYKPLQTNNLKLKENKFKEGNKVRISKYKHVFE